A genome region from Pseudorca crassidens isolate mPseCra1 chromosome 20, mPseCra1.hap1, whole genome shotgun sequence includes the following:
- the CENPT gene encoding centromere protein T isoform X2, translating into MENYVVQRALLQTPSSRRLRSQTKTTARRCSNRARSVDRLAHVQASGHLEEQTPRTLLKNILLTAPESSILMPESVVKPVLAPQVVQASRRESGRGSLELQLPELEPPTTLAPGLLALGRRKQRLRLSVFQQGVDLGLPPSQEPHGNADASSLTSSLNLTFATPLQTQSVKRPGLARRPPTRRAVDVGTLLQDLRDTSLALAPPDTVLEDTQPFSQPLVGRSPSVHHSLPCRSHSGAKDVERAASRRTWSSGLGLQNNGAGKAAQLLAGKVEEVDALAMGFPNISSNISGEDGVEPLQNGVGEEAEERMEESLREVEKAAEAQGSARAEEVEGHIEVTEAEGSWGAVEAKEPEGSSGDEDTSGRTASPELASSTPEFLRARRLQFLEPAPPPSTAVLPSEPPEPLSARLPPKPRIPGSRPRQDPYKTGLNHYAKLFSFYAKMPMEKKAVEMVEKCLDKYFQHLCDDLEVFAAHAGRKTVRPEDLELLMRRQGLVSDQVSLHVLVERHLPLEYRQQLIPCAFSGNTVFPAQ; encoded by the exons ATGGAGAATTACGT TGTCCAGAGAGCCCTGCTTCAAACACCTTCCTCTAGGAGGCTGAGGAGCCAAACAAAGACGACTGCCAGGCGTTGTTCTAATAGAGCCAGG TCTGTTGACAGATTGGCCCATGTTCAAGCCAGTGGACACTTGGAGGAACAGACACCCCGGACTCTGCTGAAGAACATCTTACTAACTG CCCCGGAATCTTCCATCCTAATGCCAGAGTCAGTGGTGAAGCCAGTGCTGGCACCGCAGGTGGTCCAGGCTTCCAGACGGGAAAGCGGTCGGGGCAG CCTGGAGCTGCAGCTTCCTGAACTTGAGCCCCCCACAACCCTGGCTCCAGGTCTGCTGGCTCTTGGCAGAAGGAAGCAGAGACTGAGGTTGTCAGTGTTTCAGCAAGGAGTGGACTTGGGACTGCCTCCCTCCCAAG AGCCTCATGGGAATGCTGATGCCTCTTCCCTCACCAG CTCCCTCAACTTGACCTTCGCCACACCTCTGCAAACACAATCAGTGAAGAGGCCTGGTTTGGCCCGCAGACCTCCTACCCGCCGAGCTGTAGATGTGGGTACACTTTTGCAGGATCTGCGAGATACTTCCCTGGCCTTGGCTCCTCCAG ACACAGTGTTGGAGGACACCCAGCCCTTCTCCCAGCCCTTGGTTGGCCGTTCCCCCAGTGTGCACCACTCCCTGCCTTGCCGCTCTCACTCTGGGGCTAAAGATGTGGAGAGGGCTGCCAGTCGCAGGACATGGAGCAGTGGGCTTGGGCTGCAGAACAACG GTGCTGGGAAAGCAGCCCAGCTTCTGGCAGGAAAGGTGGAGGAGGTTGATGCCCTTGCTATGGGCTTTCCGAACATCAGCAGTAATATCTCTGGAGAAGATGGAGTAGAGCCCTTACAGAATGGAGTAGGTgaggaggcagaggaaagaatggaagaaagCTTGAGGGAAGTGGAGAAGGCAGCAGAAGCACAAGGATCCGCCAGAGCAGAAGAGGTTGAAGGACACATAGAAGTGACCGAAGCAGAGGGATCCTGGGGGGCTGTCGAGGCCAAGGAGCCAGAAGGATCTTCAGGGGATGAAGACACCTCTGGTAGAACAG CAAGCCCAGAGTTGGCCTCCAGCACCCCAGAGTTCCTTCGGGCCAGGCGACTTCAGTTTCTTGAGCCAGCTCCACCGCCTAGCACTGCAGT GTTACCTTCAGAGCCTCCGGAGCCTCTGTCGGCCAGGCTTCCTCCCAAGCCCCGAATCCCTGGCTCCAGACCCCGTCAAGATCCCTACAAGACTGGACTGAACCACTATGCGAAACTCTTTAGCTTCTATGCTAAGATGCCTATGGAGAAGAAGGCTGTGGAAATGGTGGAGAAGTG CCTGGACAAGTATTTCCAGCATCTTTGTGACGACCTGGAGGTATTTGCTGCTCATGCTGGTCGCAAGACTGTGAGGCCAGAGGACCTGGAGCTGCTGATGCGAAG GCAGGGCCTGGTCAGTGACCAAGTCTCCCTGCATGTGCTCGTGGAGCGGCACCTGCCCCTGGAGTACCGACAGCAGCTCATCCCTTGTGCATTCAGTGGCAACACTGTCTTCCCTGCCCAGTAG
- the CENPT gene encoding centromere protein T isoform X1 has protein sequence MADSYSRDSEPTTRTLLRRVLDTADPRTPRRPRSARTDVQRALLQTPSSRRLRSQTKTTARRCSNRARSVDRLAHVQASGHLEEQTPRTLLKNILLTAPESSILMPESVVKPVLAPQVVQASRRESGRGSLELQLPELEPPTTLAPGLLALGRRKQRLRLSVFQQGVDLGLPPSQEPHGNADASSLTSSLNLTFATPLQTQSVKRPGLARRPPTRRAVDVGTLLQDLRDTSLALAPPDTVLEDTQPFSQPLVGRSPSVHHSLPCRSHSGAKDVERAASRRTWSSGLGLQNNGAGKAAQLLAGKVEEVDALAMGFPNISSNISGEDGVEPLQNGVGEEAEERMEESLREVEKAAEAQGSARAEEVEGHIEVTEAEGSWGAVEAKEPEGSSGDEDTSGRTASPELASSTPEFLRARRLQFLEPAPPPSTAVLPSEPPEPLSARLPPKPRIPGSRPRQDPYKTGLNHYAKLFSFYAKMPMEKKAVEMVEKCLDKYFQHLCDDLEVFAAHAGRKTVRPEDLELLMRRQGLVSDQVSLHVLVERHLPLEYRQQLIPCAFSGNTVFPAQ, from the exons ATGGCGGACAGCTATAGCCGGGACAGCGAGCCTACGACGCGCACGCTGCTACGGCGCGTGCTGGATACAGCGGATCCTCGCACCCCGCGGCGACCCCGGAGTGCTCGGACTGA TGTCCAGAGAGCCCTGCTTCAAACACCTTCCTCTAGGAGGCTGAGGAGCCAAACAAAGACGACTGCCAGGCGTTGTTCTAATAGAGCCAGG TCTGTTGACAGATTGGCCCATGTTCAAGCCAGTGGACACTTGGAGGAACAGACACCCCGGACTCTGCTGAAGAACATCTTACTAACTG CCCCGGAATCTTCCATCCTAATGCCAGAGTCAGTGGTGAAGCCAGTGCTGGCACCGCAGGTGGTCCAGGCTTCCAGACGGGAAAGCGGTCGGGGCAG CCTGGAGCTGCAGCTTCCTGAACTTGAGCCCCCCACAACCCTGGCTCCAGGTCTGCTGGCTCTTGGCAGAAGGAAGCAGAGACTGAGGTTGTCAGTGTTTCAGCAAGGAGTGGACTTGGGACTGCCTCCCTCCCAAG AGCCTCATGGGAATGCTGATGCCTCTTCCCTCACCAG CTCCCTCAACTTGACCTTCGCCACACCTCTGCAAACACAATCAGTGAAGAGGCCTGGTTTGGCCCGCAGACCTCCTACCCGCCGAGCTGTAGATGTGGGTACACTTTTGCAGGATCTGCGAGATACTTCCCTGGCCTTGGCTCCTCCAG ACACAGTGTTGGAGGACACCCAGCCCTTCTCCCAGCCCTTGGTTGGCCGTTCCCCCAGTGTGCACCACTCCCTGCCTTGCCGCTCTCACTCTGGGGCTAAAGATGTGGAGAGGGCTGCCAGTCGCAGGACATGGAGCAGTGGGCTTGGGCTGCAGAACAACG GTGCTGGGAAAGCAGCCCAGCTTCTGGCAGGAAAGGTGGAGGAGGTTGATGCCCTTGCTATGGGCTTTCCGAACATCAGCAGTAATATCTCTGGAGAAGATGGAGTAGAGCCCTTACAGAATGGAGTAGGTgaggaggcagaggaaagaatggaagaaagCTTGAGGGAAGTGGAGAAGGCAGCAGAAGCACAAGGATCCGCCAGAGCAGAAGAGGTTGAAGGACACATAGAAGTGACCGAAGCAGAGGGATCCTGGGGGGCTGTCGAGGCCAAGGAGCCAGAAGGATCTTCAGGGGATGAAGACACCTCTGGTAGAACAG CAAGCCCAGAGTTGGCCTCCAGCACCCCAGAGTTCCTTCGGGCCAGGCGACTTCAGTTTCTTGAGCCAGCTCCACCGCCTAGCACTGCAGT GTTACCTTCAGAGCCTCCGGAGCCTCTGTCGGCCAGGCTTCCTCCCAAGCCCCGAATCCCTGGCTCCAGACCCCGTCAAGATCCCTACAAGACTGGACTGAACCACTATGCGAAACTCTTTAGCTTCTATGCTAAGATGCCTATGGAGAAGAAGGCTGTGGAAATGGTGGAGAAGTG CCTGGACAAGTATTTCCAGCATCTTTGTGACGACCTGGAGGTATTTGCTGCTCATGCTGGTCGCAAGACTGTGAGGCCAGAGGACCTGGAGCTGCTGATGCGAAG GCAGGGCCTGGTCAGTGACCAAGTCTCCCTGCATGTGCTCGTGGAGCGGCACCTGCCCCTGGAGTACCGACAGCAGCTCATCCCTTGTGCATTCAGTGGCAACACTGTCTTCCCTGCCCAGTAG
- the THAP11 gene encoding THAP domain-containing protein 11 has protein sequence MPGFTCCVPGCYNNSHRDKALHFYTFPKDAELRRLWLKNVSRAGVSGCFSTFQPTTGHRLCSVHFQGGRKTYTVRVPTIFPLRGVNERKVARRPAGAAAARRRQQQQQQQQQQQQQQQQQQQQQQPSPSASTAQTAQLQPNLVSASAAVLLTLQAAVDSSQPPGSVPPAPTTPTGEDVKPIDLTVQVEFAAAEGAAAAAAASELEAATAGLEAAECPMGPQLVVVGEEGFPDTGSDHSYSLSSGTTEEELLRKLNEQRDILALMEVKMKEMKGSIRHLRLTEAKLREELREKDRLLAMAVIRKKHGM, from the coding sequence ATGCCTGGCTTTACGTGCTGCGTGCCAGGCTGCTACAACAACTCGCACCGGGACAAGGCGTTGCACTTCTACACGTTTCCCAAGGACGCTGAGCTGCGGCGCCTTTGGCTCAAGAATGTGTCCCGTGCCGGCGTCAGTGGGTGCTTCTCCACCTTCCAGCCCACCACGGGCCACCGTCTCTGCAGCGTTCACTTCCAGGGCGGCCGCAAAACCTACACGGTGCGGGTCCCCACCATCTTCCCGCTGCGCGGCGTCAACGAGCGCAAAGTAGCACGCAGACCCGCGGGGGCCGCAGCCGCCCGCCgcaggcagcagcagcagcagcagcagcagcagcaacaacagcagcagcagcagcagcagcagcagcagcagccgtcGCCGTCCGCCTCCACTGCCCAGACCGCCCAGCTGCAGCCGAACCTGGTATCTGCTTCTGCGGCTGTGCTCCTCACCCTTCAGGCTGCTGTGGACAGCAGCCAGCCTCCGGGATCCGTGCCTCCGGCTCCCACCACTCCCACGGGAGAAGATGTGAAGCCCATTGACCTGACGGTGCAAGTGGAGTTCGCGGCCGCAGAGGGCGCAGCCGCCGCAGCCGCTGCGTCGGAGCTAGAGGCTGCTACGGCAGGGCTGGAGGCCGCCGAGTGCCCCATGGGCCCCCAGTTGGTGGTGGTCggggaagagggcttccctgatacTGGCTCCGACCACTCGTACTCGTTGTCGTCAGGCACCACAGAGGAGGAGCTCTTGCGCAAGCTGAACGAGCAGCGGGACATCCTGGCGCTGATGGAGGTGAAGATGAAGGAGATGAAGGGCAGCATCCGTCACCTGCGTCTCACCGAAGCCAAACTCCGTGAAGAACTACGCGAGAAGGATAGGCTGCTGGCCATGGCTGTCATCCGCAAGAAGCACGGAATGTGA